A genomic window from Anticarsia gemmatalis isolate Benzon Research Colony breed Stoneville strain chromosome 22, ilAntGemm2 primary, whole genome shotgun sequence includes:
- the LOC142982494 gene encoding pancreatic triacylglycerol lipase-like: protein MSHWFPILTALWMSGASAQFGFIKDIQQAVVKEAAAIKDPLDKTAVFIGFSQCGTVKKIFGVDYGQYNSEPDLTKLELEFITPLVKFQINLTALPTLPSTQYYKPGNGLIIYLHGFTDDPSKGSYKNINEAFLQKGAYNILALDASSLIRWLYLRSSTMVRFIGDALGEVIAGLTKGGLNLSSVHLIGHSLGSHIAGFAGKTVYRLTGQRVGRISGLDPAGPCFSDVDAGLRLNKNDADFVDVIHTDAGVYGINELVGHVDFFPNRGSEQPNCLFQTCSHSRAWELYAESISNTTGFPAVSCASWKAFQKGECDNNTVSYMGFGCSPSTRGMFALQTADTPPYALGAAGISHTDKDGIVREIRDHIGLWRR, encoded by the exons ATGAGTCACTGGTTCCCAATCTTGACGGCGCTGTGGATGTCGGGCGCGTCTGCGCAGTTCGGCTTCATCAAAGACATACAGCAAGCCGTCGTCAAAGAGGCCGCGGCGATCAAAGACCCCCTCGACAAGACTGCAGTGTTCATCGGGTTCAGTCAGT GTGGGACGGTGAAGAAGATCTTTGGTGTGGACTACGGCCAGTACAACAGTGAACCTGATCTAACCAAGTTGGAGCTGGAGTTTATCACCCC ATTGGTGAAGTTCCAAATCAACTTGACTGCTCTCCCCACGCTGCCCTCCACACAGTACTACAAGCCCGGCAACGGCTTAATCATCTACCTACACGGCTTCACTGACGACCCATCGAAGGGCAGCTACAAGAACATCAATGAAGCTTTCCTTCAAAAAG GTGCTTACAACATCCTGGCGCTGGACGCGAGCTCGCTGATCCGCTGGCTGTACCTGCGCTCCAGCACCATGGTGCGTTTCATTGGAGACGCGCTCGGAGAAGTCATCGCTGGACTTACTAAAG GTGGTCTGAATCTGTCATCAGTGCACTTAATCGGACACAGTCTGGGCTCCCACATCGCAGGCTTCGCGGGCAAGACAGTGTATCGTCTGACCGGTCAGCGCGTGGGTCGTATCTCCGGCCTGGACCCCGCCGGACCCTGCTTCTCCGACGTGGACGCTGGACTGAGGCTCAACAAGAATGACGCTGACTTTGTCGATGTGATTCATACTGACGCGGGAGTTTATGGCATCAATGAACTTGTTG GTCACGTAGACTTCTTCCCTAACCGCGGGTCGGAGCAGCCCAACTGCCTGTTCCAGACGTGCTCCCACAGCCGCGCGTGGGAGCTGTACGCCGAGTCCATCTCGAACACCACCGGCTTCCCCGCCGTCAGCTGCGCCAGCTGGAAGGCTTTCCAGAAAGGAGAATGTGATAACAACACTGTTAG CTACATGGGTTTCGGTTGTTCGCCGAGCACGCGCGGCATGTTCGCGCTGCAGACGGCCGACACGCCGCCCTACGCGCTGGGCGCCGCCGGCATCTCGCACACCGACAAGGACGGCATCGTGCGCGAGATACGCGACCACATCGGACTGTGGAGGCGATAG